tttcttgggctgcgcgacctaccgttggaaagatatttcaaagatcgaCAACTTTCATGAAAGAAGTTtctccaaattcgcaacacattttcatgaaaatcgcccagaagacagacctacaaAAACTTAGTcgaatttaagaggccttaagaacttcactagttggtttgacttcaaaacgaccatcttccacccgaattcatcaagaatggattcatatagatataatatcatcttaatactagatttttacacgttcacacctagttcaagtttacagGGTGTTACACCGCATCTATGCCCATGTTATATGACACAATATACATAATCACCATATGTataaaaagtttcacgttttagCCTAGGGGAATGCTAGTTCAAATGACGTTTCTGTATTTCGAAGTAGTTAAAAATTCAATAAGTTTTGAAATTCTGGTTCAAATTTGATTAACGCGTAGTTTAAAAGTATCTATTAGCCTTATTCTTAAATAAATTCATATAAACTGAAACACAGAAATAACATCATAGCACAAATTATTGAACCCGTGCTCCCAAAATTTCTATctttaaaattataaatatatattggGCCCGTGCTGGCACGGGCTTTGGTATCTAGTACCATATATAATGGGCATTTTACATAAATAGCAAACATTTGAGGTTTAATCAAACTGCATAGCTAATGTTTCAATATCTACGTTCTGTAGCAAATCAGTCTAGCTCCCACATGTGTATTCAAATTTTtttagctgtattcatgaatacaataatttttttccactatattcatgaaataactatctttattcataaattggcttgttgtattcataaatacaacgagtaaaaattgaatacatatacaccaataattacaCAAATACATCATATTTTCCGGTATGTATACAATAGATACAGGCAAAAAATACAATATAAAACattcatacaccaaaaaattaacaaatatgccATATtttcggtatgtatacaacaaatacaagcgaaaaacaTTGTATACACGGTAAATATACAACAAAATAAAGCGAAATCTGGACTTTTtccagatctgaccggaaaaaaTTCCGGCGAATACAGATCTGAACTATCTCTCCGTTGCACTTCTCAGTCTATTGGGCCGACAGTGGCGGAAAAGTGCAGATCTCGTTGTATACATTTGACGTGCAGATCTGGATGAATAGAAGCGCAGATTTAACATTGCAGCAAAGTATTTCCGTAGCAAAAATTTGCAAAATCCACACACCCAACTTTCTCCTTtgcaaatgaaaataaaaaactaGGGAACTGAGTTTCTTCTTTGCAAatgaaaaacacaaaaaatagagAACTGAGGTTCGCCGGAGATGGCGTCTCCGGCGAGGTTGGCAGTAATGGTTTTTTTTTCTCCGTCTCCGGCATAGatcttagtttttttttcttttttgcttccAACAATGCTCAGATCCGTCGATATTCTGGTGAAtccagatctgaccggaaaaaattctgccaaagaaagaaagggaaaaggggaagggctgGCAGTGACGGTGGTGAAGGGGCACGGCATTTCGCCGGAGTTCAGGCGGTCGGTGGTGGCCGGCGGCGGAGCAGTGGGGAGAAGAGCGGGAGAGAGATGGGAGGGTTGGGTTGGAAGGAATAGTTTTATGGGTATTTTATTTTATGGGTATtttattttgtgtgtatatatatatatatatatatatatatatatatatatatatatatagttagtaAATATCATTAATACACAAATGTTTGCTATGAGAAGTAGTTAAGTTAAACTATAGTTACTAAATGTCAATACTACTGTATGTTTGTTATGTCACGTAGTTATCTGATATCTAATGTCTTTTACATGTCTTTGTAGGTACAGATCAACTTTGTGATCactttatttaaaaatttaaactGTCAAAGAAATAACATACTATTTCTTAATTGTATTTTTAACATCGTGTCATCTGTAGTCTAAGATTGTAACCATGTGCTCCAATCACCTAGCAATCATAGCTAGAAATCACAATTGAAATCTTTTGACCAATGCATCAACCTATAACACTTAGGCAGCTAGCTAGCTAGTTCGTGAAGGGCGAACTCGTATGTCACATGGGTACACAAGATTAAACCAATCCCCATCTTTTAAGTACTATTTTCTTCGATATATTTTACTTGGCTCGTGTTGATTTGACAcaagttttttttaaaagaatatttATTAATTTACTAATaactaattaattatgttttgaaaaattaaatttAATTACTAGACATTAGTACTTTATGTAATTACTTAATAACAAGGATAATATTGAAAAATAATACTAATAAATCACCCATATTTGTTAAAATGgataaataaaaaggaaaatacaTTTTTAATATAAGGTGTAATAGTAAAATGGAACAGAAACAAGCCTATTGAATGGGCATTCTTCTTCTGGCTATTGAATCACAACAGGCTGCCAGCATCATCCTTCCTTCATTTCAGTGGCTTCAATGTCAAACCTTGAATGCAAAGCTTGTAGACACCCCAAGGAAGACATAAACCACATTTTCTTTGAATGTGGAATCAGCAGACAGTTCTGGCATTGTGTTGTGCAACACTATCCGACCCCTACCATTGCCAGCTCCTCCTTTCACAATATTGATAATTGGATCactacttgaaaaaaaaaaaaaaagaagcaaggaCTTTGATCACCTTTTCAAATGGGCTAATCTGGTGCCCTTTTGCTTCTGGGGTATTTGGCTAAATAGGAACAACAATTTATTCAATGGCAAGTATAATTACCCTTCCTTTAACCTCTATGGTCAAGCCATTGAATACTCCAAAGTAAATGGCTTGAATGCCCAAACTCTTATCTAATTTTGTAGATATATTAATATATCAATAGTATCTatttaacaaaaacaaaaacaaaaaaaaaatattgaatggGCAACAGAGAAGCCTTTACAGGGGTCTTTAAGCTATTGCACAGTTGTAAGTTTCGTGGAGCCATCACTAaaaatttatttaattgtttttttatttttatagtaaAATGTTATTCTAACGGATGGTTATTCCAGAAAAGTCTAACGGTATTATGAGTGAATTCTTCGAGTTCATTCTTAAGAGGATGATAATTAATTAAAAACAACCATTATGTACCCAAAAAAAGATCCCACAATACAGTTTGTTGGACAATGGCCATATGAATACAAGACTTTTTGGCTGAATCGGCTGACTCCTTTGGTTtttatcattaaaaaaaagaaGATTTATTTACTATATATTTAATAGGAAAGTCCTCAACAAAGGTCAAATTAGGAGATAGGAGCATATAATCACAtgagaaaaaaaattgtaaaggGAGTACAACTGTCAAAGAAGAGAGGTTTTACAGAATATAAAAATACTTTTCGGGGATGTCACATGATAGTAAATTCAACCAAAAGAAAGTAGAGTCTTCATCTGTATCCATAATGCTAGAATTATTACGTTATAATGAGCCCCAAATTGGACTGTCTGACCAAGCTTGTAATTTTCTTGTTAAATTAAATGTACTCATTTGTCCTTAAATCCAAGTTAAAACTCCATAGAAAAGTCATATCATCACCATTGACATTGAAAATCAATTACAATGTTGAATGAAACAAAAACCTCCCAACGCCCAAAGGAAAAATAAAACCACTTTCTCCTTTAgcctccccctccccccctttACAAAAGCCCACCACCAAAGGAAATTTTCTTGTCATAATGTTCAAGCTGAAATGGTGCAACGTAGATAATAATTATTCATATAGCTGATCTGATCGACGTGCTTGAAACTGAGACGTATATATTATTGTTATTGTGAATATTCAAGTCAAATTATGATGTGTTTGACTTCATCTGCAGCAAGTGATCGTCTATAGAAGGTTTTGGAGACTAAGCACAGCAGTTGATACTTCTGATTCAAATTCTTGAAAGAAGAAGCTTAAAAGAGTTACGATGGTTTGTATTTAGAAAAACAATCACTAACTTCCTTGTTTTCCTCTATGATATTTCGAAGTATGGAAACATAGGAATCCTTTATCATTCTATATGACTTTTATACTTCTTTATATTTCTTTTAGTTTTTAAAACTTTTGTTTAGTTTTACCTTAATATAGATGATCCAATAATCATGGCCGTGTTTGTAATCTAAACAATCACTAGATTAGGAAAAAAGAAATTATTTAATTACCCAATTTATTAGTATTGTCTTTCTAGAGAGAAAATCTACAGCATAAGAAACAGGTTTGGGAAATTTGTTATTTTCCTTCCTGTTTTtctattctttttctcttttccaGTGATTGATGACAAGGTCTATTATCAGATTTCTTGAATCCGTTATTGTTTATATATTTTCATGTTCCATGAACCATGAATTTTGTTTCTTCTTTTACCTTCTCCCTACTTCTTTCTTTTAAAGAAATTTTCTCTACTTTGTTATCTTGCACTGAGTAGGATGTTAATATCATTTTCTATATTGAAGAATCCATTAAATATCAGACCACTAGATTCAAGAAATAATATGGTTTCAGCACAATTATCTGCATATTATGGAAATCTGGAAATATATCCATGTGAAAGCAGCTAGGGCTAATCAATTTAATTATTTATGTACTCCTTTTTTTCAGCCACTACAtctatgattttttttcttatagATATGTTGTTAATTAGTGCTACCAAAACAGTAGATATCCTTCATCCAATCTATCAGTTTTAGAGAATTTCCAGGAACGAGATTCGTTTTTTTTGGGTATATGGTCATATTTCTCTCTGTACCTAATCAAGCttttctttttcactttttttttttttggcggttCTGAAGAAGAATGAAGTACACACTACACAGTAAAGTTTCCTAATATTGAGGATATACAAGAAGAATAAATGTTGCTGGATTTTTAAATAATCATGAAAAACTCTCCACTTTAACCCCCCAGGCCCCATCTTTACCAGAAAGAACTTGCCAGCTTCAACAGTCTTTATTTGACTTAAACATTTTTTTATGTCATATATCTACTTCCATTTGTATTGGAGTAGGAAAATAATAAACCACTAGGAATTACCATTAAATTCTAGCAGATTTGTGCCGTTTACAATTTAGTTTGTTCCGTCTGCAAATTTTCCCAGCTATCAGTTCATAGTGTCAGAATATTTTTTGTACCACTGGCAAGAGAGTACAATATTATTATTGCACGCAGAACAACAGACTGTAACCCAGTACAGAACATGGTAAAATTAAATATGTTGATTCCATAGTTGTGAGCAATTTAGCAtctaaacccccccccccccaacccccccaaCCCCTCCTTCCTAttccactaaaaaaaaaaaaaaaaaaaacaatcgaAAACATATAATACATACATAGTATACACAACATATCTAGTCTAGAAAGAAAATTGCATGCACCAAGCTTTACATGGTAGCCAGAATTTTTATTTCTTATACAGAAAGTGTGATGTCCTAACAGATGCGCCCTTAGCCTAATGGCTTTATGCGCAACTTGTTTCGAAAGATTCGATGGTTCACGGAATTCTCCATGGTAGCTAGTTCAATTATCTATTTTATTATAGTATTGAATGTTCTCCTTATTAATGCTTTTTTCTTCGAGTTGAATTCTCATTAACTAATTGATTCATATAAATTCAGGCTTGTTTCTTGCACTGAAGACCTCTTTGCATTACTAATTGAGTAAGACAATTAGTTAGAGGTAGCCATGGCCGAAAGTTCAGTGAAACAAGCCAATGAAGAGATGATAACAAGCACTACGGAATACATTACAGAAAAAGCATTGTCAGATAATTCTTCCTCCCAAAGGGTGTCATCCATTGATCTGAACGAAGACGACAAAGGGGAAAGTGAAGAAGAAGCCATTGAGGTGGAAGATACTAGAGAGAAAACAACAGAAGGAAACTCagcaaattataataataataatagctccAGTGATGTTGAAAAGAAGAGCGTAAGGCAATATGTTCGATCAAAATTGCCAAGGCTCCGTTGGACTCCTGATCTTCATCGCTCCTTTGTTCATGCCATTGAAAGGCTAGGTGGTCAAGAAAGTAAGTCTCTATAATGCTCGAGTGCAAAAAAGTTGTACACTATAAACAGGTTGCCTAAAAGATAATAATATATTATTCACACGAAAAGTGCTGGGATTTGTAACCTGGAATAGAAGAGAAGTTATCTGCTTCAACCAGTTACATATATTGATAGTGTAAAATACAATTATCTACATTGTTAATGTATATAAGTAATTCCAtatttcattgtagggtttttcAAATGTCACGAGTCAATGCATTACTGAACTAGATTATATTCCTTCATTAACTTAGCTATAAAATAATGTTAGCCCTTGttgcaatatttttttttaatgatcaGTGTGTATCTTGTCAAATAAAAGGTCGATACCACCCTATAGATCGATGCTACACTCTATTATAAGTTTGtgaaaaaaggcaaaaaaaaaaaaaagggaaaaaagagtAGTATATCTACTTTACATTTCTTTAGGTCACCTGTACTTTGTTTGTTGTTATTAAAATTGTTTGGCCacatttgttgttgttgataaggCAGAAAAAGATTCTCCCTAGATTCCagaaatatttatttaatgtTTAATGTGAACTTGCGGTTTTGCAGGAGCCACACCAAAGTTGGTTCTCCAGATGATGAATGTGAGAGGTCTTAGTATCGCCCATGTAAAAAGTCATCTGCAGGTAGTGACTGTGAGTTGAAATTCTTACATTAATCTTCAATTAGTTATACGTTTGTTATTTAATTTATGCTTAATAATGAGTTACTCGTTACTTGTTTGATCCAGATGTACCGAAGCAAGAAACTTGATGAATCTGGACAAGGTACATTTATCTTCAAATTGGAAAACAAAAATCAGTTTGCCTCGTTAAGTTAATTACCCGTTAATTGTCCATTTTTCCCCTTCATTTTTGTAGTGTTAGGCCGAGGTTATAGGGCAATGCATGGAAGAAGCTATTTCTACGGAAACAACCTAGGTGGCCAAAGATATAACCCTCTACAAGATTTCAAGATGAAGAATGGCGCCATTGTGTTAGCAAGGAATTTTAAATATGATGACCATGCATTTAAAGACCATTTTCGAAATTCCTTTTCGAGACCCCCTTATCAGGCCAAAGACATCTTTTCCAGGTATGTACAATTTCATCTAGTCAATGACGATCTCCTCTAAACTTGCTTTGTAAAAAATTTAAAGAATTAACTTATATACTGGTAGTATAGATTAATTTTACGCgatcaatatatatattttagataTATTATACTAGTAGACAACCTGCATTAATTTTTATAGGTTACTAATCCCACTTTTTTTAATGTAAAGTCATCTTATTTGAAGGACCTAAAAGGGTCACAAAGGAATTTACATAGAAATTAAACTCAATACTTTAATGTATAGGTACTTGCGGTGGCCTTCCAATCAAGGAGGCTTACTTAACACCCAGTCAGTAAAAGGTGAAGATTTCAGAGAAAGCAACAATTTGTGGAGAATGAAGAGCTGGCAGACTCAAGACAAGTTATCTACACCAAGACAAgtaattcaagaaaatggaagacaTGAAATTGGCTCCATTAGGTCAGGCCAATTTCTTGAAGAGAAGAGGTGGCCTCCACATGAATTCATACCCAATCAGTGGGAGGAGAAAAAGGCTGATTTGTCCGATATTTGTTCAGCTAAAAACTCCCAATATTTGCTACAACAAAATAATGTGGCACAACCATATTCCAAGAGGAACTGCAGATACAATACCCTTGAGCAAAATCTTGTTAAACCTTTCAAGATTGAGGTAAATATATACTGTACATATATACAAATGCATTACCCTTTGTCCTTATTATACCTAGTCAAATTAGGGGTGTCAAGTGGGTGAGTTGGAGTGAATTAGCCGGTCAAAATATGTTGAATTAATAAATGTGATTCGGGCTAAAATGGGTTAAACGAGGGTCATAATTTAATCGCCAACTCTTATTGAGTTTTAGTTTCTTTGTTTGATCTTATATAATTTGTTTAATTACCTAGTAAAAACTTTTTATTCTTTTATATGGCTTTATGTAACATGTCAAACAAAAAAActaaaatattttgacaaggttGTGATATTTGGGCTACATATTAGCCCAACTTTTAGATGGGTCAAATATGAGGATCAAACTGAGCTGAGCCAATAATTAACAGGTTGGGCGGGTCATGTTTTCATGGTCTATATTTGACACCCTAACAGTATATTCTATATATGGAAAACTCATTTGTTACGTGTAACAATATTCACTTTGACTAATATAGGCTACTTAATATTAGTTGGAGTCATTGTTGTTAGTTAGGACATAGATTACACTGCTTAATGGTAATTTGGCTTTACAGATTAAAGAAGACAAGAGTTTGGAGGAAAAAGAATGGTTACCTGATTTGCAACTAAGATTAAGCAGAAGCACAGACAACAAGAATGAGAAGAAGAAGGATCAGTCAGATATAAACACAATGCTTTCTCTTTCTCTGCCAACTTATTCATCGACTGCAACCTAAAAGAAAATAGAGTTCTAAACCATACAAAAGTTATACATTATTAGCTTGTTATTTTGTTTAGACATAGAAGAGCAGCCTAGGTAGGAGGGTGAGTACTTGAGATCTGACCATGCAATTAGCATATCAGGAAATTAATGCATTAATTGGAGTCAGATCTCCTAAGTACTTCCCTTATAATAGGCCCTAAAGATACAGTTCGAGTTGCCACTTATCCTCTGAttgttatttttctttgttttactGAAACCAATTTTTAGGCTTGTGTCTGAGTGGGCTGGAACTATATATTTAGGATCCGTCGTTACAAGTACCTAAAGATTACCGTGCTATTTGTATTTAATCTTAGTGGGGATATTCTGTCTTCTTGTTGCTATTTGTTCTGGAAAAATAAATAATGTCAATTTCTATATTAGCATGTCATTAAGACAAAATGAGAATAAGACTAAGGATCAAAAGCTTTTATTTAAATATAGAAAGTTGTAAGTTTTTTTACTTACAAAATAAGAGCAAATGTCAAACAAATTAGGACATAGGCAGTACTTTCTAGTAGTAATAATTTATAGTTTCTTTGCTATTTGAAATAAGCTGTACTTTCTAGTAGTAATTTTTTTAGTTTCTTGAGTTGCCATTTGAAAAAGAGGAAATAACAAGCCGGTTGTGTTAATGGGCTGGACAGGATGCAAGAGAAGAGTAGTAAAAGGGAAACAACACGTGTGGATCATAATAAAGCCCATAAAAAGTTTTTATAGATCTCAGTTGAGAAAGTTCTCACCCAGCCCAACTGAGTCCTACCCTGGTTATGTTGACTATTAAAGGAAGAGCGGGGTTAGTAAGTTGGATTAGATAAAATTGAAGGATAATTTAAGTCATGAACAAAATTAATCTTGATAAATTCATGAACTAAATATTAAGTTTCTTCTCTTCCTGAAGTATTGGAAAGGGAGAAGAGTTCCCCTTTTAATGGAATTAgtcttctttctcttctctttctttctttcaataaTCTAAGCTCGTGAAGTCGGGTGCGTTTTTCAAGTAATAATTTATGTTCAAAATGTTTCTGTTATTCTGTAAGATAGTTCACAATATTTGAGATTCTTGAAATCCAAGGAAATGATGAAAGGAATTAGGAATTTGAGATATTTTAAGTGTCCAATGAGTTGCGCTTGAATAAGATTCAATCCCACCTTGGCTGGCATAGGTTGAGGACTGGGCCTAGCCTCATGTTAGGCCCCAAATGCTCCCTTTCCCTTGTGAAGCCACACATAACTCATGGGGTTCAACTCTAGACCAAGTTCGTTCTCTCAGTTGCATAAATAGACTTAAAATATGGTAGGCTGTGAGCCTGTGCTTTACTCCAGGCAATGGAGGGAGATTTAGGCTATTGAATGCAGGTTAAAACTCAATTCCACTTGT
Above is a genomic segment from Lycium barbarum isolate Lr01 chromosome 12, ASM1917538v2, whole genome shotgun sequence containing:
- the LOC132622513 gene encoding uncharacterized protein LOC132622513 → MAESSVKQANEEMITSTTEYITEKALSDNSSSQRVSSIDLNEDDKGESEEEAIEVEDTREKTTEGNSANYNNNNSSSDVEKKSVRQYVRSKLPRLRWTPDLHRSFVHAIERLGGQERATPKLVLQMMNVRGLSIAHVKSHLQMYRSKKLDESGQVLGRGYRAMHGRSYFYGNNLGGQRYNPLQDFKMKNGAIVLARNFKYDDHAFKDHFRNSFSRPPYQAKDIFSRYLRWPSNQGGLLNTQSVKGEDFRESNNLWRMKSWQTQDKLSTPRQVIQENGRHEIGSIRSGQFLEEKRWPPHEFIPNQWEEKKADLSDICSAKNSQYLLQQNNVAQPYSKRNCRYNTLEQNLVKPFKIEIKEDKSLEEKEWLPDLQLRLSRSTDNKNEKKKDQSDINTMLSLSLPTYSSTAT